TAGAAAATTCCCACCGCTTTGTGACCCTGTTTTACTCAGAATATAATCCCTTTAATCGAGTTTTATCTTATAGTAATGCGGCACACAATCCGCCCTTGTGGTGGCACGCCGCCACGAAAACTATTACCCGTTTAGATACTTTGGGAATGCTGATTGGTTTAGATGCCAATAGCCAATACGAAGATGCTCAGGCACAGTTAGAACCTGGGGATACAGTAATTTATTATACAGATGGTTTGACTGATGCGGCCGCTGCCAGTGGCGATCGCTTCGACGAAGAAAATTTTGTTGCGGCCTTTAGCGCCGCTTGCAGGTATTACAGTGGACCACAGGAAATTGTGGATTATCTTTTTGACCAAGTTTTGCAATTTATCGGTGCTGAAAAGCAAAACACCGATGATATGACATTAGTTGTCCTCAAAATTGATTGACATTTACCACAAATCATGTATTGGAGTACATGAGCGGGCAAAGATGCCCACTCCACCAGAAAATTGGGGATAATTTTTTGATTTGTGAGTTTCTTAGACTGCGGTCATTTCCGGTTCTGTATGAGACAGAGTACCAAAAAAGTCATAGCGGTCTAGTGCTTCCAAGATTCCCCAAGCATAATGTCCTTCGGAAAAGTAAATTTGTGGATAACCGCGTAACTTTTCCAGTTCGGCGCTGTAATTACCCACAACCACACCTAGTGTATTCCCAGACAGCATTGATTCATCATTACCAGATGCACCTGCTACTAAGAATCGTTTAATAGGTAATCCCCACTTCAAAGCACAATAACGAATCGCATCACCTTTAGAAGCGCGGATAGGTAACAAATCAAGATACATATTATGGCTGTAAATTCCTTTGACATGGAGTCTACGCCGTCGCAGGTGTCGCATGATTTCCTTAAAGCTTAAAGATTTAGCTTCATCAATAAAATAGCTGAGTTTAAACTTACCTTGAGCTTCCGGGGGTTGTAGTCCGACTCCGGGTAGTTCCTCCATTGCTTGACGAATAGCTTCAGCATTCCAATGGTAACTAATGTGTCTTTGCCAATTGCTATCCGGCACTACCTGGGGTCCATAATAGATTTCACTACCTGCGGAAACAATCAGCAAATCTGGTCTGGGGAAATGCCATTCTTCTAACATCTGCAAAGAACTTTCCAAATTGCGCCCGGTAGCAATTCCCACTCCAGTTGATTGGCCTTCGTTATGTAGTCGCGAAATCAGTTTATGCAGAGCTTCTTGGTCGCCTAACAGAGTATTATCGATTTCGCAAACCAGAAAACGATCTGCGGTTGGTAAGCGGTTTTGGTCGGGAATATTCCAATCAGGTAAGTCAGTTGCTAAGGCTTTTGCTAGAGGACTCAGTACAGATTTAACTCGTCGTTGCGGTAACTGCTTCACCTGTTCGAGATAACGTTCTACATGACTAGACCAAGAGAAATTTTCTCGAACTCGATCTAATCCATTTTTAGACCAAGTTTCCCATTGTTCCTTATCTGTGAGCGCTGTTCGCAGACCATCCTGAATCTGTTTAATATCTAGAGGATCAATCAACATCCCATTTTCGCAAACCTCCAGGATATCTCGCGGACCACCATCGGAAGTGGCAATAATTGGCACACCACAGGCTGTCGCTTCAATTAAAGTTAGACCAAATGGCTCAGTTAATGCGGGATTGATAAAAACGCCCCGTGTTTTCGCCAACAATCGATACAGGTCAGCGACCTCATCGGAACGGTGGTGTTTGGGGTAAGCGACGTATCCGTAAAGGTCGTAGCGGTCGATTAACTGGAAAATTTCTGTCAGTACGTGGCGTGGTCCTGATTCCATCGTGGTGATGTCATCTCGATTGCCTAAAATCAGGACTAAATTCGCTAAATGACGCAATTCTGGATCTTCACCATAGGCTTTGACCAGAGTAGCTACATTTTTGCGAATAGCTGGACGGGAAAGCGCCATAATCATGGGCTTTTCGGGATTATTGAGAAATCTCTTTAAATCTTGATAAATGGGTGGTTCTTGCCAATTTTCGGGAACCGGGTAAAACTCTTTGAGTGCTACCCCAGGAGGAATGACAACCATTCTTTTTGGTTGATAGTGGTCGTAAATACCGTACTGCTGTGTCACCTCTTGATGGGTACTGGCGATGACTAATGCTGCACTGGCCAGAGTGGCTTCCTCGGCTTCAATGCGTGTACTAATGTGATAAGTGCTTTCAATGGTTTCCTTTTTAGTGCCATGCTCTAAAAGTCGTTGTTGTTTCACACGTCCCAGAGAGTGACCAGTATGCACAAGTGGTACACCTAACCAACCAGCAACCCGACAACCCACATATCCAGCATCGGCGTAATGGCTATGAATCACATGGGGTAATTTTCCTACTTGGCGCAGGTGCTTGAGTAATTCATCGGCAAAATTATCTAAATGCGGCCAGAGAACTTCTTTGCGGAGATAACGACGTGGCCCGCAGTTAACACGAATAATTTGGGCTTTGTCACTTAGAATTTCTACTGGTTGAGCATAATCGGAACTAACTTTGGGATCATTAACTAAACGGGTTACCAGGTCTACTCGTTCTACTTGTGGATTTGCTGCTAAGGCTTGAGCCAATTCTACAGCATATTTAATTTGTCCACCCGTGTCTGCATCTCGTCCTAATTCTAAATTTTTACCACGAATTAAGCCGTGAACACTGACTAGTAGAATATACAATCCTGGGCTATTTGACATTTTGCATTCCTCAATTTTACTGTATTACAGCCCGGGAACAGCTTCTCATACACTTGGCTGTTGTCCGCTACAGATTTAGTAAAAAAAATTATGCTGATGTTTAAATATTATAAAACAGATGTGCCTATTTATCACAATATATGTCAAAGGAGTGACAGTCAGGCATGATCAAGCCCAGGAATCATCTCAAAAATTGCAGCGTCTCTGGAGTTATAGGAAGTTTGGTTTTATGTCTGCGGCAGATGATGATTAAATCGGTGATTTTTTGATCTGACAAAAATGCCACATTCACATTGTATACATTCAAATTATTTCATCGCTCTGCTCACACAATATACTATAGTCTTACCTTTGCGATCGCACTCAGCAGACTGGAATTTTCAGTAATTTTTAGATACATTGTCCAAAAAGTCACCAAAAAACCTAAATTACAGGTTTTTTGTCGGCACTGATTCTGATATGAATAGACTAAACAACTGGCAATGCTTTCTTTTGGTTTCCCAAGTGACGGCGCATTGATGAAAGTAGGCAGCACTGATTTAATATAAACTTATGGCGCTCATAGTTCAAAAATACGGTGGTACATCTGTTGGTTCGGTAGAACGTATTCAAGCTGTTGCACAGCGTGTTTACAAAACTGTTAAGGCGGGAAACTCTGTAGTGGTAGTGGTTTCCGCTATGGGTAAAACCACTGATGGTTTGGTGAAAATAGCTCAGGAAATTTCTCAACATCCCAACCGCCGGGAAATGGATATGCTGCTTTCCACTGGTGAGCAAGTGACTATTGCTTTAGTCAGTATGGCTTTGCAAGAAATCGGACAGCCAGCAATCTCTATGACTGGCGCTCAAGTCGGAATTGTTACCGAAGCTGAACACACCCGCGCCCGGATTTTGCATATTGAAACCCAACGGCTGAATTATCATATTGCTCAAGGTAAAGTGGTTGTAGTGGCTGGATTTCAGGGGATATCTAGCCTGAGAGATATGGAAATTACGACTTTGGGGCGTGGGGGTTCCGACACTTCCGCCGTGGCGATCGCCGCCGCAATACAGGCAAACTTTTGTGAAATTTATACCGACGTACCAGGGATATTGACTACAGACCCCCGCTTGGTAGCCGAAGCCCAGTTAATGGACGAAATTACTTGTAATGAAATGCTGGAACTGGCGAGCTTGGGGGCAAAAGTGTTACATCCCCGTGCTGTGGAAATTGCCCGAAATTATGGTGTTCCCCTGGTAGTGAAATCTAGTTGGGGTGATGAACCTGGGACTTGGGTAATATCACCGAAACCCCAAGGGCGATCGCTTGTTAATTTAGAAATTGCTCGTCCTGTCGATAATGTAGATTTTGACACCGACCAAGCAAAAGTGGCATTGTTGCGTGTACCGGATAAACCAGGGGTAGCTGCGCGGTTATTTGGGGAAATATCTCGGCAAAATGTCGATGTAGATTTAATTATTCAGTCAATACATGAAGGTAATAGTAATGACATTGCCTTTACGGTAACAGCACCTATATTAAAACGCGCGGAAGCTGTAGCAGCAGCCATCGCCCCAGCATTGAGAAATCAATCTCACCCGAATTCAGACGAAGCCGAGGTGATGGTAGAACAAAATATTGCCAAAGTCAGCATCGCAGGGGCGGGAATGATTGGTCGTCCTGGGGTAGCGGCGAAAATGTTCGCCACCTTAGCCGAAGCGCAAGTCAATATTCAAATGATTTCCACCAGTGAAGTCAAAGTAAGTTGTGTAGTCGATGCGACCGAATGCGATCGCGCCGTAGCTGCACTTCGTCAAGCCTTTGAAATTGAAGCAGACAACGAACAAAAGGAAAATCCCACTCCCCACGGACCACGGACCACTCCCCACGGACCACTCCCCACTCCCCCCCCTGTCCGTGGTGTCGCCCTAGATATGAACCAAGCACGTCTTGCAATTCGTCAAGTCCCAGATCGGCCGGGAATGGCGGCGAAATTGTTCGGACTATTAGCACAGCACAATGTCAGCGTTGACATGATTATTCAATCACAGCGCTGTCGCATGGTGGAAGGTGTTCCCAAACGAGATATTGCTTTTACCGTCTCGCGGATAGATGGGGAAAGTACACAGCAAATGTTGACTCAAGTAGCGTCTGAGTTAGGATGGGGTGAAGTTGTCTTAGATAATGCGATCGCTAAGGTAAGTATCGTTGGGGCTGGGATGGTAGGACAACCAGGTATTGCGGCTAAAATGTTTGAGGCTTTAGCCCACAACCACATCAATATTCAAATGATTGCTACCTCAGAAATTAAAATTAGCTGCGTCGTCGCACAAGAAGAAGGTGTGAAAGCTTTACAAGTGATTCACGCCGCTTTTGGGTTAGCTGGTAGCGAAAAATTTGTCATTCCAGTTTAATTTGTCATTTGTTATTGGTCATTGATTATCTGCCCAACTCCTCAGTGATTCAGATTACAATTCTGTTAACTAACATGACAATAGATATACATCTGGTGCAAATCAAATATGTGTGATCACAGAATCCTTGTAGAGACATTTCATGGAGCGTCTCTACATTCTTTCCCACCAGATGTCTAATAAAACAGTACAAGTGGAATCACTGGGGAATTTATGAATGGTCAAATTTTGGATGAACGTTATCAAATTGTCAAAGTTCTGAATGTGGAGGAGGTTGTACAAACCTATTTAGTTGAAGATGCTATGCTTCCGGGTAGCCAATTGGTCATAAAGCAGCTACATCCTGGTAGTGATAATCTCCAAGATTTAACAATTCGGCGAGAGTTATTTGCAGATGAGGCAAAAAAGTTAAAGCAGTTAGGAGAGTTACACGAACAAATCCAAAATTTAGTCAATTATTTTGCAGAGAATCAAGAATTTTATCTAGTTCAAGAATATATTATTGGTCATAACTTAACCTCAGAATTTTTTCGGGGAATACCTCTAGAAGAATCACAGGTAATTAGTGTTTTATCGGAAGTATTAGAAATTTTAGCATTTGTTCATAGTCGGGGAGTGATTCACCAGAACATTAAACCAGCAAATATCATTCGTCGAGATTCAGATAAAAAGTTGGTTTTGGTTGACTTTGGGGCTGTTCAAGAAGTTGTGACTACTATTGTGGGTAATCTGGAATATGTACCAGTGGAACAATTGCGCGGTCAACCCCATTATAACAGCGATATATATGCTTTGGGCATAGTTGCGATCGCCGCACTTATCGGTTTACCAGTTCAGGAAATCTCTCGATTACAACATCAGAAAAATCTACTCACAGGCGAAATTATTTGGCGGAACAAGAATGTAAACGTCAGTAAAGAATTAGCAAAAATTCTTGATAAGATGGTATGCTTTAATTACCACAAGCGTTACCAGTCTGTAACTCAAGTTTTAAACGATATACAGCAGGTGAAAAGTCATAAATTTACTCAGGAAAAACAGCATCAACCAAAACTTTGGTTAATTTTAGCCGGGATAGCTACTTTTATCGTAATTGTCACAGCAACCTGGTTTTTTCAATCAACACGAAATGTAGTTAATGAAGTTGATTTTGAGAAACTATATCAGGAAGGATTAAAAAAATATCAAGCCGGAAACTATCAAGCCGCAGTTGAGAATTTTACTCAGGCGATCGCCCTTGATTCCGAAAATGCTTCGGCTTACAATAAAAGAGGTAATGCCTTTTATCAGTTAGGAGACTATCAGCAAGCAAAGGCAGATACGACTAAAGCCATTGAATTAAATCCTCAAAATGCCAATGCTTATTATGATCGAGGATTTGCATTATATGAATTAGGCAAATACAAAGAAGCAATTTCTGATTACACCAAAGCAATTGAATTAAATTCTGGTAATGCTTACGCTTATTATGGCCGGGGTTTAGCCCTGGTGCAAATGCAGGAGAATAGAGACGCTAATGAAGATTTTAGCACAGCTATTAGACTGCAACCTAATTATATTGAAGCCTATTTACAACGGGGTATCCTTCGCCGTCGCCTCAAAATTTACAGAACAGCAAACC
The window above is part of the Nodularia spumigena CCY9414 genome. Proteins encoded here:
- a CDS encoding HAD-IIB family hydrolase produces the protein MSNSPGLYILLVSVHGLIRGKNLELGRDADTGGQIKYAVELAQALAANPQVERVDLVTRLVNDPKVSSDYAQPVEILSDKAQIIRVNCGPRRYLRKEVLWPHLDNFADELLKHLRQVGKLPHVIHSHYADAGYVGCRVAGWLGVPLVHTGHSLGRVKQQRLLEHGTKKETIESTYHISTRIEAEEATLASAALVIASTHQEVTQQYGIYDHYQPKRMVVIPPGVALKEFYPVPENWQEPPIYQDLKRFLNNPEKPMIMALSRPAIRKNVATLVKAYGEDPELRHLANLVLILGNRDDITTMESGPRHVLTEIFQLIDRYDLYGYVAYPKHHRSDEVADLYRLLAKTRGVFINPALTEPFGLTLIEATACGVPIIATSDGGPRDILEVCENGMLIDPLDIKQIQDGLRTALTDKEQWETWSKNGLDRVRENFSWSSHVERYLEQVKQLPQRRVKSVLSPLAKALATDLPDWNIPDQNRLPTADRFLVCEIDNTLLGDQEALHKLISRLHNEGQSTGVGIATGRNLESSLQMLEEWHFPRPDLLIVSAGSEIYYGPQVVPDSNWQRHISYHWNAEAIRQAMEELPGVGLQPPEAQGKFKLSYFIDEAKSLSFKEIMRHLRRRRLHVKGIYSHNMYLDLLPIRASKGDAIRYCALKWGLPIKRFLVAGASGNDESMLSGNTLGVVVGNYSAELEKLRGYPQIYFSEGHYAWGILEALDRYDFFGTLSHTEPEMTAV
- a CDS encoding serine/threonine-protein kinase, translated to MNGQILDERYQIVKVLNVEEVVQTYLVEDAMLPGSQLVIKQLHPGSDNLQDLTIRRELFADEAKKLKQLGELHEQIQNLVNYFAENQEFYLVQEYIIGHNLTSEFFRGIPLEESQVISVLSEVLEILAFVHSRGVIHQNIKPANIIRRDSDKKLVLVDFGAVQEVVTTIVGNLEYVPVEQLRGQPHYNSDIYALGIVAIAALIGLPVQEISRLQHQKNLLTGEIIWRNKNVNVSKELAKILDKMVCFNYHKRYQSVTQVLNDIQQVKSHKFTQEKQHQPKLWLILAGIATFIVIVTATWFFQSTRNVVNEVDFEKLYQEGLKKYQAGNYQAAVENFTQAIALDSENASAYNKRGNAFYQLGDYQQAKADTTKAIELNPQNANAYYDRGFALYELGKYKEAISDYTKAIELNSGNAYAYYGRGLALVQMQENRDANEDFSTAIRLQPNYIEAYLQRGILRRRLKIYRTANQDFDAIIKINPDDARPYYQKGLIQASNNQKYAAIKEYTQAINRNPNYAVAYLRRGNMHSELGYKLEATEDYNRVLQLNPQWGAAYNHRGIHRLSFGDYQGAIADHTKAIELNSQDAAAYNNRGNANYQQGNYKAANEDYTQAIAINSKYGLAYYNRGVTRAKQGNRQGAIADFQQAIRLFRESGERNSLKDAQKELNLLLNR
- a CDS encoding aspartate kinase, with protein sequence MALIVQKYGGTSVGSVERIQAVAQRVYKTVKAGNSVVVVVSAMGKTTDGLVKIAQEISQHPNRREMDMLLSTGEQVTIALVSMALQEIGQPAISMTGAQVGIVTEAEHTRARILHIETQRLNYHIAQGKVVVVAGFQGISSLRDMEITTLGRGGSDTSAVAIAAAIQANFCEIYTDVPGILTTDPRLVAEAQLMDEITCNEMLELASLGAKVLHPRAVEIARNYGVPLVVKSSWGDEPGTWVISPKPQGRSLVNLEIARPVDNVDFDTDQAKVALLRVPDKPGVAARLFGEISRQNVDVDLIIQSIHEGNSNDIAFTVTAPILKRAEAVAAAIAPALRNQSHPNSDEAEVMVEQNIAKVSIAGAGMIGRPGVAAKMFATLAEAQVNIQMISTSEVKVSCVVDATECDRAVAALRQAFEIEADNEQKENPTPHGPRTTPHGPLPTPPPVRGVALDMNQARLAIRQVPDRPGMAAKLFGLLAQHNVSVDMIIQSQRCRMVEGVPKRDIAFTVSRIDGESTQQMLTQVASELGWGEVVLDNAIAKVSIVGAGMVGQPGIAAKMFEALAHNHINIQMIATSEIKISCVVAQEEGVKALQVIHAAFGLAGSEKFVIPV